TTTACCACAACTGTTGCTGTATGTCGTTCCTGGGTTTTGAAATCATTTGTAGTAGTGAAGAAGATATAATGCAGTTATCTGTAGCAATGAATGCCAGTGAAACAGTAATCTTTAATGTACAACAGGTTCTGCTTGTCAGATTTGATTCAATTCTCTATCCAAGTTCTTACCAGGATTCTGTATTCTGGGACTAAACGTTTAATGATGcatctctctccctcttcccAAATGCATAAAACAATTAAACTGAAGAAAAGGAAGGGACTGCTGGATGCCAttctgataaaaaaaaaaggtaaaccACCAACAATGAACACAGTAGCATCAACACCAACATCAAATGCACGCACAATTTTtggtctttttttctttttatttttttcattgaaATGCTTCCCCCTCTCACCTATGGCGAAGAAGAAACAAACTGTCTGGGTATCCTAAAGAGATCCACTCCTTCAAAAGGAGAAGTCCACTCCCCGGAACCAGCAGCTGATGCATCACCATTTGAACCTCCATCCTGCAAACCCACAAGGGTAACACCATTCATGTTCGCGGAAGCCGGTCTCATTGCTGATTGAGCACCCAAACCAGTACTTTTGGAATCATAAAAGCTGGTATTGCTCTTCATAGCAGAAGGCATCCCTGTCCACAACCCGTTCGACCTTGTAGAAGGTGTCATACCTCTATCCAAACTCCAGTCTATGTTGGTGTAATCTAAGTGCCTATATGAGCCACCGCCAGCACTCCAGTCAACCGGAGAAGATGCCCCTGATGAGCCAGTTGACCCCAAACTGGAGAACAGTCCTAAGGAGGAGGCAGCGGCGAGTGTTTGAGATGCACCTGCTCTATTCCACAAATTATTTCCTCGACTTGTTCCAGGGGAATCCCCAGGGCCACCAGGAAAATGCTGATGTTGCTGTTGCAGCTGTTGTTGCTGAtgttgctgttgttgttgatgCTGAAACTGGTGGTACATCTGATTTGATCCCAAACTGCTAGTACTAAAGTTTGCACTGCTTGGAATCTGGGGCAAAAAACCACTTGACCTCATGAGTTCGACACTAGTAGAAGGATACCAATTGGTGGCAGTTCCAGGAGGTGATGAGCTAATGCTAGTAGCAGGAACCTGCTTCGTATTGACAGATTGTGGACGCTGCATCATGATAACTGGTTCCCTCACAATTCCAGGCTGAAGATTTTTTAACTCACCTCCAACAGCTACATAACGTGCCTCTGTCTTgatcggtggagatgatgccTGCAAAGGGGGCGCCAAAGAATAGGAAACTGAAGGATTTGATCCAGCACTTGACCACCTTCTCTCAGCTGGAACTGGAGTCGGTTGGCCTTTTGGCCACTCCAACTTTGGCTGTCCTCTCTTCAAAGGCTGTAGAGGTTTGTTTGCAGAATCTACAGGCCCTCCAACTGTAGCTCCTTGTTTTGTGTAGTTGAAGTCCTTATCATCCCTTCTTTGTTGTATTGTAGGAGGAAGATTAGACTTTATTTGTGGCCTCAAGTTCTGATTAACAGTGACTGGAAGCTTGCCATTAGAAGCAGTTGGAGGATCACCCGTTTGTTCTGGCTTAGGTGATATAGAAGGTGGGTCTTGCTTTGCTACTCTTAAGCTTTCAGCAGCCTTATGAAGATCACCCTCACAGGCTACAATAGCTCTTTCAACCTCCTGTTTCGAGCACTTAAACCTTACTTCCAGCTCTGCACACTGAGCGAGCTCTTCtgatatgtcaatctttaaATTACTCCCACCAATGTTTTGATCTCTTGGCTTACCTAAATCTCCAGCCCCATCAACAAGCCATGCTACTGATTCCTCTACTCGGCCTTCATACTGTATGAGAGCCTCTGTTGCCTTGTCTTGTTCAAAACCCATTGCCACTATTTGCTGAGCAAGTGCCTCAAATTTTCTTGACATAAGGTAACCAATACATCGTTCATGCAACTCTTGGGCTCGGCGCTCTTTCTGACGCTGATGCTTCCTCTCATTCTTCTGACGGATTTTCTCTCGCTTGTCACTGTCAGCACCCGGTACTGTTTCTGGCTTTACAGGATGAGTAGACGTTTTCTCTTTATGTTCCTCCGACTCACCAGACCAGCTACCATTATTCGAAACAGAATCATACTCCACTCCAGCAGCCATCGAGCCCCCAGAATGGTCATCTGTTTCATCTATATTTCGAAATCGACTATTACTGTGGACAGCCGCTGCAGACGACGTCGGTGACAATTCAAGGGTATGGAAAGTCCCCAAAAGTGGATTATACGCACTAGCCGGGATCCCACTCCCTGCATTGGCAGGCCCTGACGACGGCTTTAAAACAGGAGCGGGGGCTTCTTTCCCGGACTTCTTGTCCtttgatttggatttcgaCGACACCGGAGACATgttctcaaaatttcaaaaccaGAGAAAATAGAATAACTCCTGCAGCATTCAAGATATAGATTGCATCTAATTCAGTACACAAAACCTCGCACGTATTAAACCCTAAAGCACCATTTCGATACCAAACTAACCTCTACTGTACAAAATCGCAAACATAAACATGtgaattgtacaattcaaGGGTCAGCACAATCAAAGCGAAAATGACAGATTCTAATGCCCAATTCAAGTCCGAAAAATCGAAAAGGAAACACAAAATTGGGGAATACAACCGAATCAGACACAGGAAACTCCTCATTAATTCGAATTGGCAAATGAACAAATCAAatcagaagaaaacaaaatctgaCCCCAAAAAAACAATCAACAAAGCCAGAATTTCAATTGCTTTAACCGAAACGTTACGAGCCCAAACAGAGAAGACAAGAAGGGATTCAATCCCATCAACAAttgaagcaaaacaaaaaaattagaattaagGGGGGCCTACCTCGGGTGGTGATCGCTGTGGATCTCACGGCGGGCTCGCTTTTGGAGGattgaaatcaatgaatgCAAGGACACAGAGGGCAATTGAAACaattcaaattggaaaagcgAATCAGGGAAGATGGATAgatagagatagagagagcGCTGCGGTttgggggagagagagagagagagatgagttGGAGTTTAGGGTTcggatttttgtttttattttttctcgaaatttttttttgggcgAGATTGTTAGGTTTAAGGACTAATGATTTCTCGATTTCCATGTCATCAATTCCGAGAGTTTTTATAGTctcatttttcttcaaaataaaatctaCTTTGTATCTTCATTTTTTGGTTACAACAACAAATTGTGTACGTAGTCCTCTTGAAGAAAAAAGGTACGCAGTCCGAAGTCCGAACAGATTATCAAGTAAATGTAACTGGCTGGATTTGTTCCTAAATTAGCAAGCACAAATAACCAATGTTTGACACATATTTAAATCATTTTTGGTGTTTCAATGAACACAAAACCCTGCAAAATTATTTGCGGAAATAAAAAACAACCAAAGCAAAAATAAATGTCCAAAAATAAGTGCATAAATTGAACTTCACTGTTGGGGTGTTTAATAGTCTCGTGTGTACACTTAAAATGTGAGAGAGTGAAATACAAATCTATTCCTCGCTAAAGGTCGTCCATGTTATGTTGTGTCAAAAGACGTTATAAGTATGATCATTACCCGCTAAAAATAATAACATTTTTCGCTTCTACTTCCCACAATAGGTTAGCGCAATACCGCAACAGAGCCATATCTCCATGAGGTATCCTAACCTCCTAGCCTCCATGCATCCCCAGACGCAATTTGCTATTGGGAATGTTAGGTTTGAAGAATGTACTGAAATGCAAGAGATATTGAGTGACTATGAGAGTGCTTCAAGGCATAAAATCTATTAGACTAAAAGTGGTGTGGTCGATCTTTTGTAAGAGTGTACGTGTTGGATGACACAAAAAGTATGTTAGCTGATAAAATTAGGGTCCGGATTGAGTCCAAACATGACAAAAAGTTTCTTCATTTATCCATTTATCTTGGTCGGCAACAAATTGAAACTTTTGTTTAACTTACAAAgagactaaaaaaaaaatcgaagaTTGACAAGGTAAGTTGCTTAGTGTAGCTGGATAGGAGCTTTTAATTCGGTTATTGCATAGGGGTTTTTTCTTGTTGGTTGTTCTTTGAGAAGCACCATCAAATGTGTGTGAAGTTTTGGTGCGAGCGTAAGGGAGAAGATCGATCAAAAGATACAGCTAGATAAATTGTCTTAGAAATTATGGCAGCCTAAAGATAAATGTAATATGGGTTTTCGAGATTAGAATGCACCTTTTCTAGCTCTTCTCACTCACTGAGTACTACTCTCATGAAAGGTGGCAAATATGAGATAAGCAATATGTGCATATTTAAAATGATTCTTTGTTGCCTACACTGTACCTTTTCAGAAATATCTATCATCAATCCGATGGTATGGTGCATGAACTCTTTTTTCCTACAGGTGGAATGCGCTTTTAGTTTATCAACAGTTTGATGAGGAGGTTGTACGTTGAGCTTATTCTTCCCATTCCCTTAAACAATTAAATGATATGTGATTGTTTGATCTAACACTTCAATGGTAATGTATATTATTAATAGTGGTAATAAACTTCATACATATCTATAAAGGCTGGATAAACCTCGTTGCTCTCATAGGCTTGTGATTAGGGGTAGAATTCGGTCCAAACAGTTCGATTTTggactcaaattgaaaactgAACTAAAACTGAACATCGATTCAGTTTGATTCAGTTCACGGTTCATAGAAAggcaaaattgaaaaatgaacCGACCGGTTTAATTCGGCTCa
This is a stretch of genomic DNA from Argentina anserina chromosome 4, drPotAnse1.1, whole genome shotgun sequence. It encodes these proteins:
- the LOC126790579 gene encoding uncharacterized protein LOC126790579; this encodes MSPVSSKSKSKDKKSGKEAPAPVLKPSSGPANAGSGIPASAYNPLLGTFHTLELSPTSSAAAVHSNSRFRNIDETDDHSGGSMAAGVEYDSVSNNGSWSGESEEHKEKTSTHPVKPETVPGADSDKREKIRQKNERKHQRQKERRAQELHERCIGYLMSRKFEALAQQIVAMGFEQDKATEALIQYEGRVEESVAWLVDGAGDLGKPRDQNIGGSNLKIDISEELAQCAELEVRFKCSKQEVERAIVACEGDLHKAAESLRVAKQDPPSISPKPEQTGDPPTASNGKLPVTVNQNLRPQIKSNLPPTIQQRRDDKDFNYTKQGATVGGPVDSANKPLQPLKRGQPKLEWPKGQPTPVPAERRWSSAGSNPSVSYSLAPPLQASSPPIKTEARYVAVGGELKNLQPGIVREPVIMMQRPQSVNTKQVPATSISSSPPGTATNWYPSTSVELMRSSGFLPQIPSSANFSTSSLGSNQMYHQFQHQQQQQHQQQQLQQQHQHFPGGPGDSPGTSRGNNLWNRAGASQTLAAASSLGLFSSLGSTGSSGASSPVDWSAGGGSYRHLDYTNIDWSLDRGMTPSTRSNGLWTGMPSAMKSNTSFYDSKSTGLGAQSAMRPASANMNGVTLVGLQDGGSNGDASAAGSGEWTSPFEGVDLFRIPRQFVSSSP